A single genomic interval of Microbacterium oleivorans harbors:
- a CDS encoding dihydrodipicolinate synthase family protein, protein MTELTLLGADGALSSVALADAPAFTRPTAPLRSRVAYAAAHVVPLTHGDNTPGQPARIDWDATLGFRRAVYSWGLGVADAMDTAQRNMGLDAAATRELIARSAEVAREEGGSVVVGVNTDHVEAEHISLDEVIDAYKSQLAFTEEQGAGPVLMASRHLARAAQSAEDYRHVYREVLASASGPVVLHWLGTAFDPTLAGYFGAADWRIAADVLVEIIGENVEKVAGVKMSLLDAASEVSVRERLPEGVRMFTGDDFNYVGLIGGADVPQARQPDRDAASSRQHSDALLGAFAAITPVASAAIQALDAGDAERYLSILEPTEELSRQVFAAPTFYYKTGVAFLSWLNGHQAAFQMVGGLHSARSLPHLSRIVELANAASALEDPELAADRWHGMLRLNGLGA, encoded by the coding sequence ATGACCGAGCTCACCCTCCTGGGCGCCGACGGCGCGCTGTCGTCCGTCGCCCTCGCAGACGCCCCCGCGTTCACCCGCCCCACCGCCCCGCTGCGGAGCCGCGTGGCGTACGCCGCGGCACACGTCGTGCCGCTGACCCACGGCGACAACACCCCGGGCCAGCCGGCGCGGATCGACTGGGACGCGACCCTCGGCTTCCGTCGGGCGGTGTACTCCTGGGGCTTGGGCGTCGCTGATGCGATGGACACGGCCCAGCGCAACATGGGCCTCGACGCCGCGGCCACGCGCGAGCTCATCGCCCGCTCGGCCGAGGTCGCGCGCGAGGAGGGCGGCTCGGTCGTCGTGGGCGTCAACACCGACCACGTCGAGGCCGAGCACATCTCGCTCGACGAGGTGATCGACGCGTACAAGAGCCAGCTCGCCTTCACCGAGGAGCAGGGTGCCGGTCCCGTGCTCATGGCCTCGCGCCACCTGGCGCGCGCCGCGCAGTCGGCCGAGGACTACCGCCACGTGTACCGCGAGGTGCTCGCGTCGGCGTCGGGGCCCGTCGTTCTCCACTGGCTCGGCACCGCGTTCGACCCCACCCTGGCGGGATACTTCGGCGCCGCCGACTGGCGGATCGCGGCCGATGTGCTCGTGGAGATCATCGGCGAGAACGTCGAGAAGGTCGCGGGCGTGAAGATGAGCCTGCTGGATGCCGCCTCCGAGGTCTCGGTGCGGGAGCGGCTCCCCGAGGGCGTACGCATGTTCACCGGCGACGACTTCAACTACGTCGGCCTCATCGGTGGCGCCGATGTACCGCAGGCGCGTCAGCCCGACCGGGATGCCGCCTCGTCGCGGCAGCACTCCGACGCGCTCCTCGGCGCGTTCGCGGCGATCACCCCGGTCGCCTCGGCGGCCATCCAGGCCCTCGACGCCGGCGACGCGGAACGCTATCTGTCGATCCTCGAGCCGACGGAGGAGCTCAGCCGCCAGGTGTTCGCCGCCCCGACCTTCTACTACAAGACGGGCGTCGCCTTCCTGTCGTGGCTCAACGGCCATCAGGCCGCCTTCCAGATGGTGGGCGGACTACACTCCGCGCGCAGCCTGCCCCACCTCTCGCGCATCGTCGAGCTCGCCAACGCGGCGTCGGCTCTCGAGGACCCCGAGCTCGCCGCCGACCGCTGGCACGGCATGCTCCGTCTGAACGGGCTCGGCGCATGA
- a CDS encoding Gfo/Idh/MocA family protein, translated as MTGEAGPVRWAVLGPGRIAESFVAGLRETRTGVLAGIGSSDPNRARAVADRLGAQHAGRYDDMIGRDDVDAVYVSSIHPAHLELAEAALRAGRAVLCEKPLTLTAADTAHLIATATAVGVPLVEAYKNRFSPFARALESAVALGGIGGGLRLRASFGFRAEPREGRLFDPALGGGALLDVGGYPLALAVQVAEAAGVALGALRIGDVAGRIGPTGVDEHARAVVIAPGFTAHVETSIRSELPRSAEVVGDRGRVVLPDAWGSRLASAGELRIVDDAGERVERPAVVNPFAAEADAVAELLVRGEIESPAMPWAHSIAVARLLDDWAAALRHA; from the coding sequence GTGACGGGCGAGGCGGGCCCGGTGCGCTGGGCGGTGCTCGGGCCGGGCCGGATCGCCGAGAGCTTCGTCGCCGGCCTGCGCGAGACCCGGACCGGGGTGCTCGCGGGCATCGGCAGCTCCGATCCCAACCGCGCGCGCGCCGTCGCCGATCGTCTCGGTGCCCAGCACGCCGGACGCTACGACGACATGATCGGCCGGGACGACGTCGACGCCGTGTACGTCTCGAGCATCCACCCGGCGCATCTCGAGCTGGCCGAGGCCGCCCTCCGTGCCGGCCGAGCCGTGCTGTGCGAGAAGCCGCTGACCCTGACGGCTGCGGACACGGCCCATCTGATCGCGACCGCGACCGCGGTCGGCGTTCCCCTCGTGGAGGCGTACAAGAACCGCTTCTCGCCGTTCGCGCGGGCATTGGAGTCCGCCGTGGCGCTCGGCGGCATCGGCGGCGGCCTGCGCCTGCGCGCCTCGTTCGGGTTCCGGGCCGAGCCCCGGGAGGGACGTCTGTTCGATCCGGCACTCGGCGGCGGTGCTCTGCTGGATGTGGGCGGATACCCGCTCGCTCTCGCCGTGCAGGTGGCCGAGGCCGCCGGTGTGGCGCTCGGCGCTCTCCGGATCGGCGACGTCGCGGGGCGGATCGGGCCCACCGGCGTCGACGAGCACGCCCGGGCCGTCGTCATCGCTCCCGGGTTCACCGCGCACGTCGAGACCTCGATCCGTTCCGAGCTGCCGCGCTCGGCCGAGGTCGTCGGCGACCGGGGCCGTGTCGTCCTGCCCGACGCGTGGGGCTCGCGGCTCGCCTCGGCCGGCGAGCTGCGGATCGTCGACGACGCGGGGGAGCGGGTCGAGCGGCCCGCCGTGGTGAATCCGTTCGCCGCCGAGGCCGACGCCGTGGCGGAGCTGCTCGTCCGCGGCGAGATCGAGTCGCCCGCGATGCCGTGGGCGCACAGCATCGCCGTCGCGCGTCTGCTCGATGACTGGGCCGCGGCCCTGCGCCACGCCTGA
- a CDS encoding substrate-binding domain-containing protein: MTDPTPALLAAERRAHILAAMEREGAVRISQLTDELGAATVTLRRDLAQMEQEGLLQRVHGGAIPTGAQHAGPTAAPAARERTTGSIAVLVPSLNFYWPGVVRGMETAARRHGLKVQLRGASYELQDERPVLERLVASGDVRGLIVAPNTDTPHSQDVVQWLAECGTPSVLVERDATVQPAGVPVEAVTTDHALGAVLAARHLASLGHRKVGLVLSRNSPTSRKIAAGWQSACEELGLTPGEHIETTLPDRASAEFSAAVDATLDRALGSGVTALLVHSDPEAMAFVDLALNRGISVPEDLSIVAYDDEVAELFTPALTAIAPPRVSVGETAVELLVSRMADPGRPTRRVMLNPTLVVRESTVAPRTDPA, from the coding sequence ATGACCGACCCCACACCGGCGCTGCTGGCCGCCGAACGCCGTGCGCACATCCTGGCCGCCATGGAGCGCGAGGGCGCCGTGCGCATCTCGCAGCTGACCGACGAGCTGGGCGCCGCGACCGTGACGCTGCGCCGCGACCTCGCCCAGATGGAGCAGGAGGGCCTGCTGCAACGCGTGCACGGCGGGGCGATCCCCACCGGCGCACAGCACGCCGGCCCGACCGCCGCCCCCGCCGCCCGCGAGCGCACCACCGGATCGATCGCCGTGCTCGTCCCCTCGCTGAACTTCTACTGGCCCGGCGTCGTTCGCGGCATGGAGACCGCGGCACGACGCCACGGCCTCAAGGTGCAGCTGCGCGGCGCCTCGTACGAGCTGCAGGACGAGCGCCCGGTGCTCGAGCGGCTCGTCGCCAGCGGCGACGTGCGCGGCCTCATCGTCGCCCCCAACACCGACACGCCCCACTCGCAGGACGTCGTGCAGTGGCTCGCGGAGTGCGGCACGCCGAGCGTCCTCGTCGAGCGCGACGCGACCGTGCAGCCGGCAGGGGTCCCGGTCGAGGCGGTGACCACCGACCACGCCCTCGGCGCGGTGCTCGCCGCCCGCCACCTCGCATCGCTCGGGCACCGCAAGGTGGGCCTGGTGCTCTCGCGCAACTCCCCCACCTCGCGCAAGATCGCCGCGGGCTGGCAGTCGGCCTGCGAGGAGCTCGGACTCACCCCGGGCGAGCACATCGAGACCACCCTCCCCGACCGCGCGAGCGCCGAGTTCTCGGCGGCGGTGGACGCGACGCTCGACCGGGCGCTCGGCAGCGGCGTGACCGCCCTCCTGGTGCATTCCGACCCCGAGGCGATGGCGTTCGTCGACCTGGCGCTGAACCGCGGCATCTCGGTGCCGGAGGACCTGTCGATCGTCGCGTACGACGACGAGGTCGCCGAGTTGTTCACCCCGGCGCTGACCGCCATCGCTCCCCCGCGGGTGAGCGTGGGCGAGACCGCGGTCGAACTGCTCGTCTCGCGCATGGCCGACCCGGGCCGGCCCACCCGCCGGGTCATGCTCAACCCCACCCTCGTGGTCCGCGAGTCCACGGTCGCGCCCCGGACGGACCCGGCATGA
- a CDS encoding sugar phosphate isomerase/epimerase family protein, which translates to MSADPRLSINQATIKYADLATALRVTAAAGVEAIGLWREPVQEVGLATASAMLSDSGLRFTTHCRAGFFTMPEGPARRASLDDNRVAIDEAATLAAAGAAGSTAILVLVAGGLPEGSRDIVGARELVRDAIGELAPHAKAAGVTLAIEPLHPMFASDRCVVSTLGQALDIAADFEPEVVGATVDTFHIFWDPDVLPAIERAGRERRIATYQVCDWKTPLPADVLLSRHYPGDGVIDFATLTRAVEATGYDRDIEVEIFNADIWATDAAAVVERTAAAFGAVVSPHLAAARAATA; encoded by the coding sequence ATGAGCGCGGACCCGCGGCTGTCGATCAACCAGGCCACGATCAAGTACGCCGATCTCGCCACGGCCCTCCGCGTGACCGCGGCAGCGGGCGTCGAGGCGATCGGGCTCTGGCGCGAACCGGTGCAGGAGGTCGGGCTCGCCACGGCGTCCGCCATGCTCTCGGACTCGGGCCTGCGCTTCACGACGCACTGCCGCGCGGGCTTCTTCACGATGCCCGAGGGCCCGGCCCGCCGCGCCTCCCTCGACGACAACCGCGTCGCCATCGACGAGGCGGCCACCCTCGCGGCGGCCGGCGCCGCGGGATCCACCGCGATCCTGGTGCTCGTCGCCGGGGGCCTCCCCGAGGGGTCGCGTGACATCGTCGGCGCCCGCGAGCTGGTCCGCGACGCGATCGGCGAGCTCGCGCCGCACGCGAAGGCCGCGGGCGTGACGCTGGCGATCGAGCCGCTGCATCCGATGTTCGCCTCCGACCGGTGTGTCGTCTCGACGCTCGGGCAGGCCCTCGACATCGCGGCGGACTTCGAGCCGGAGGTCGTCGGCGCCACCGTCGACACGTTCCACATCTTCTGGGATCCCGACGTCCTGCCCGCCATCGAGCGCGCGGGCCGCGAGCGTCGCATCGCCACCTATCAGGTGTGCGACTGGAAGACGCCGCTGCCGGCGGACGTGCTGCTGAGCCGGCACTACCCGGGCGACGGGGTCATCGACTTCGCGACCCTGACCCGTGCGGTCGAGGCGACGGGGTACGACCGCGACATCGAGGTCGAGATCTTCAACGCCGACATCTGGGCGACGGATGCCGCCGCCGTGGTGGAGCGCACCGCCGCGGCCTTCGGCGCCGTCGTGTCGCCGCACCTCGCGGCTGCGCGAGCGGCCACCGCCTAG
- a CDS encoding Gfo/Idh/MocA family protein has translation MNGVSGRMGYRQHLVRSILAIRDQGGIELPDGTKVTVKPLLVGRSEAKLAELAARHGIDDYTTDLDAALADPRWEIYADFLVTKARATALRKAIAAGKTIYTEKPTAESVEEAIELAKLAAEAGVKTGVVHDKLYLPGLQKLKRLIDSGFFGRILSVRGEFGYWVFEGDWQPAQRPSWNYRAEDGGGIIVDMFPHWNYVLENLFGGVKTVYAQAAVHIADRWDEQGEHYTATAEDAAYGVFELEGGVVAQINSSWTVRVNRDELVEFHVDGTHGSAVVGLFGAKIQPRNATPKPVWNPDLEDGHDYDADWQNVPTNDVFLNGFRQQWEEFLTSYVTETPYEFDLLAGARGVQLAEAGLRSSREGRKVELPVLALD, from the coding sequence ATGAACGGCGTCTCCGGGCGCATGGGCTATCGCCAGCACCTCGTGCGCTCGATCCTCGCGATCCGCGACCAGGGCGGCATCGAGCTGCCCGACGGCACGAAGGTCACCGTCAAGCCGCTCCTCGTCGGACGCAGCGAGGCCAAGCTCGCCGAGCTCGCCGCGCGCCACGGCATCGACGACTACACGACCGACCTCGACGCCGCGCTGGCCGATCCCCGCTGGGAGATCTACGCCGACTTCCTCGTCACGAAGGCGCGCGCCACGGCTCTGCGCAAGGCGATCGCCGCGGGCAAGACCATCTACACCGAGAAGCCCACCGCCGAGTCGGTGGAAGAGGCGATCGAGCTGGCGAAGCTCGCCGCCGAGGCCGGCGTCAAGACGGGCGTCGTGCACGACAAGCTCTACCTGCCCGGGCTGCAGAAGCTCAAGCGCCTCATCGACTCGGGCTTCTTCGGCCGCATCCTCTCGGTGCGCGGCGAGTTCGGCTACTGGGTCTTCGAGGGAGACTGGCAGCCCGCGCAGCGTCCGTCGTGGAACTACCGCGCCGAAGACGGCGGCGGCATCATCGTCGACATGTTCCCGCACTGGAACTACGTGCTCGAGAACCTCTTCGGCGGCGTCAAGACCGTCTACGCCCAGGCAGCGGTGCACATCGCCGACCGCTGGGACGAGCAGGGCGAGCACTACACCGCCACGGCAGAGGATGCCGCCTACGGCGTCTTCGAGCTCGAGGGCGGGGTCGTCGCGCAGATCAACTCGTCGTGGACCGTGCGGGTGAACCGTGACGAGCTCGTGGAGTTCCACGTCGACGGCACCCACGGCTCGGCGGTCGTGGGCCTGTTCGGCGCGAAGATCCAGCCGCGCAACGCCACCCCGAAGCCGGTGTGGAACCCCGACCTCGAAGACGGGCACGACTACGACGCCGACTGGCAGAACGTCCCCACCAACGACGTCTTCCTCAACGGCTTCCGCCAGCAGTGGGAGGAGTTCCTCACCTCCTACGTCACCGAGACGCCCTACGAGTTCGACCTGCTCGCCGGTGCGCGCGGTGTGCAGCTCGCCGAGGCGGGCCTGCGCTCGAGCCGCGAAGGCCGCAAGGTCGAGCTGCCGGTCCTCGCGCTGGACTGA
- a CDS encoding LacI family DNA-binding transcriptional regulator: protein MGQTGMSPRGSATLHDVAREAGVSLATASRALNGSTRKVADAYRERVEQAAARLGYTANLSAQATARGTSAIVALLVADIADPYFGQLAAGVARGADEAGLVVTVAITERDPARELRLVRALRGQRPRGIILAASRTSREMTPELAAELDLISAGGGTVVALGPGAPGVRSIAIDNRGGAHALGAALAERGYRDAVVLAAAEGVVTSDDRLAGFAAGFTAGGGAEPRVYRGGFSRESGAESMTAALADGVAPGTVVFGISDVVAIGALTAVRAAGREPGADIALAGFDDIPTGRDVTPPLTTVRVPLPDVGYRALRAAVDGDAGADASSLPLDVLVRESTPARP from the coding sequence GTGGGACAGACGGGGATGTCGCCGCGTGGGTCGGCCACGCTGCACGACGTGGCACGCGAGGCCGGGGTGTCGCTGGCGACGGCATCGCGCGCCCTCAACGGATCGACACGCAAGGTGGCCGACGCCTATCGGGAGCGCGTCGAACAGGCAGCCGCCCGCCTCGGCTACACCGCGAACCTGTCGGCCCAGGCCACCGCCCGCGGCACCTCGGCCATCGTCGCGCTGCTGGTCGCCGACATCGCCGACCCGTATTTCGGCCAGCTCGCCGCCGGTGTCGCGCGCGGCGCGGACGAGGCCGGCCTCGTCGTCACCGTCGCGATCACCGAGCGCGATCCCGCCCGTGAGCTGCGCCTCGTGCGGGCGCTGCGCGGGCAGCGTCCCCGCGGCATCATCCTGGCCGCCTCGCGCACCTCGCGCGAGATGACCCCCGAGCTGGCGGCCGAGCTCGACCTCATCTCCGCCGGCGGCGGCACCGTCGTGGCCCTCGGCCCGGGTGCCCCCGGGGTGCGCAGCATCGCGATCGACAACCGGGGCGGGGCGCACGCGCTCGGGGCTGCGCTGGCCGAGCGGGGCTACCGCGACGCCGTCGTGCTCGCCGCCGCCGAGGGCGTCGTCACCAGCGACGACCGACTCGCCGGCTTCGCCGCGGGGTTCACCGCCGGTGGCGGCGCCGAGCCGCGCGTGTACCGCGGCGGGTTCAGTCGTGAGTCGGGCGCGGAATCCATGACGGCCGCGCTCGCCGACGGCGTCGCCCCGGGAACGGTGGTGTTCGGCATCAGCGACGTCGTCGCGATCGGCGCGCTGACGGCGGTGCGGGCAGCCGGCCGCGAGCCGGGTGCCGACATCGCCCTCGCCGGCTTCGACGACATCCCCACCGGGCGCGACGTCACCCCGCCGCTCACGACCGTGCGCGTCCCCCTGCCCGACGTCGGTTACCGCGCGCTCCGCGCGGCGGTCGACGGCGATGCCGGTGCCGACGCGTCGTCGCTGCCGCTCGACGTGCTGGTGCGCGAGAGCACCCCTGCGCGCCCGTGA
- a CDS encoding glycerate kinase has product MTGTSRVVVAIDSFKGSIGAADAARSIAAGWHAVDPEAAVELRPMADGGEGTLEAFAAAVPGARRMPVEVIGPAGTAVAASWLLLPAGHGGAAGTVGVVELASTSGIELLGARRRGLDADTSGFGQAIAAALDAGVDRLVLGIGSSSSTDGGIGMLRALGARVTDATGHEVAPGVRGLSAIADVDLSALRPLPAGGAVVLSDVSNPLLGERGAAAVFGPQKGLEPAGVADAEAGLARWSASVPDGASLAATPGAGAAGGTGFGLLAWGARLTPGAREVAELIGLAEAVAEAELVITGEGSFDGQSAAGKVPAFVAELAARAGAPAALVAGRIAADADTAAFAASVSLTERAGSAAASLAEPARWLHEAGAMLAQRQRRDGAASSNAP; this is encoded by the coding sequence GTGACCGGCACGTCCCGCGTCGTCGTCGCGATCGACAGCTTCAAGGGCTCGATCGGGGCCGCCGACGCTGCGCGCTCGATCGCCGCGGGCTGGCATGCGGTCGACCCCGAGGCGGCCGTCGAGCTGCGCCCGATGGCGGACGGCGGCGAGGGCACCCTCGAGGCGTTCGCCGCCGCGGTGCCCGGCGCGCGCCGGATGCCCGTCGAGGTCATCGGTCCCGCCGGCACCGCGGTGGCGGCATCCTGGCTGCTCCTGCCCGCCGGTCACGGCGGCGCGGCGGGAACGGTCGGCGTCGTGGAGCTCGCCTCGACCTCGGGCATCGAGCTGCTCGGCGCCCGGCGTCGCGGCCTCGACGCCGACACGAGCGGGTTCGGCCAGGCCATCGCCGCCGCGCTCGACGCCGGCGTGGACCGCCTCGTCCTGGGCATCGGGTCGAGCTCGTCGACGGACGGCGGGATCGGGATGCTGCGCGCCCTCGGCGCCCGCGTCACCGACGCCACCGGTCATGAGGTCGCACCCGGGGTCCGCGGGCTGTCCGCCATCGCCGACGTGGACCTGTCGGCGCTGCGACCGCTCCCGGCGGGGGGAGCGGTCGTGCTCAGCGACGTCTCGAACCCGCTCCTGGGAGAGCGCGGCGCCGCCGCCGTGTTCGGCCCGCAGAAGGGCCTCGAGCCGGCCGGCGTCGCCGATGCCGAGGCGGGATTGGCGCGGTGGAGCGCGAGCGTGCCGGACGGCGCGTCGCTGGCGGCGACACCGGGCGCCGGCGCGGCCGGCGGCACCGGGTTCGGACTGCTCGCCTGGGGCGCGCGATTGACGCCCGGGGCGCGTGAGGTCGCCGAGCTCATCGGCCTGGCCGAGGCCGTCGCCGAGGCGGAGCTGGTGATCACCGGCGAGGGATCGTTCGACGGCCAGTCCGCCGCCGGCAAGGTGCCGGCCTTCGTCGCCGAGCTCGCCGCACGCGCGGGCGCGCCGGCGGCTCTGGTCGCCGGCCGCATCGCCGCCGACGCGGACACCGCCGCGTTCGCGGCATCCGTCTCGCTCACCGAGCGGGCCGGGAGCGCCGCGGCGTCGCTGGCCGAACCCGCCCGGTGGTTGCATGAGGCCGGAGCGATGCTGGCGCAGCGACAACGGCGCGACGGCGCGGCGTCGTCGAACGCGCCGTGA
- a CDS encoding acyltransferase: protein MIERHDYSPWDFWTTASDEARAAQRSRQDDALREHPTWSIGEGCFVSSLAALDADALALGDRSYIAAGAYLTGTLRIGADCSINPSTVVRGDVVFGDGVRMGAHSSVLGFNHSMEPGTPVFRQPLTSRGIRVGDDVWIGSHVVVLDGVSVGDSAVLAAGAVVTKDVPAGAIVGGNPARLLRWRVPPAEGAPVSDPTVPARAGSRDRPADAARDARLRVFADTARAEAVGILEGALDDRTGLFADRPGAAATVRAQGDAIEIADLLLGTVPPRTDRDELVARLRRWQDAVTGAVPPLGAIAPPDWTDGDTAYHVLSTGYALDLLGSSFAHPVGLITDATPASLIARLEELPWESDPWNAGHHVDALGTALLWARRRGDALAPGAAEALFGWLITRADAASGMWGRATPDRGLLLLVNGFYRASRGTFAQHGLPLPHPEAVIDTVLRHARDDRWFSPGAFDACNVLDVAHPLWLTRASGHRRAEVDELAGRLLDAALDGWHAGSGMSFRLLGDDPGLQGTEMWLAIVWYLADLLGHAEALGYRPRGVHRPEPAPLR from the coding sequence ATGATCGAGCGCCACGACTACTCGCCGTGGGACTTCTGGACCACCGCCTCGGATGAGGCGCGGGCGGCTCAGCGGAGCCGGCAGGACGACGCGCTGCGCGAGCATCCGACCTGGTCCATCGGCGAGGGGTGCTTCGTGTCATCGCTCGCAGCGCTCGACGCCGACGCCCTCGCGCTCGGCGACCGCTCGTACATCGCTGCCGGCGCGTACCTCACCGGCACGCTGCGAATCGGCGCCGACTGCTCGATCAACCCGTCGACGGTCGTGCGCGGCGACGTGGTCTTCGGCGACGGTGTGCGCATGGGCGCGCACAGCTCGGTCCTCGGCTTCAACCACTCGATGGAGCCGGGGACGCCGGTCTTCCGGCAGCCGCTGACCAGCCGCGGCATCCGTGTCGGCGACGACGTGTGGATCGGCTCCCACGTCGTCGTGCTCGACGGGGTGAGCGTCGGCGACTCGGCCGTGCTGGCGGCCGGAGCGGTCGTGACCAAGGACGTCCCGGCCGGTGCGATCGTCGGCGGGAACCCGGCCCGGCTGCTGCGATGGCGGGTGCCGCCGGCCGAGGGCGCACCCGTATCCGACCCGACGGTCCCCGCCCGCGCCGGCTCGCGCGACCGGCCCGCCGACGCCGCTCGCGACGCGCGGCTGCGGGTCTTCGCCGACACCGCCCGCGCCGAGGCCGTCGGCATCCTCGAAGGCGCGCTCGACGACCGCACCGGGCTGTTCGCCGACCGCCCCGGAGCAGCCGCCACGGTGCGCGCACAGGGCGACGCGATCGAGATCGCCGACCTCCTCCTCGGCACCGTGCCCCCGCGAACCGACCGCGACGAGCTCGTCGCCCGCCTTCGGCGGTGGCAGGATGCCGTCACCGGTGCGGTGCCTCCGCTCGGCGCCATCGCCCCGCCCGACTGGACCGACGGCGACACCGCCTACCACGTACTGAGCACCGGCTACGCCCTCGACCTGCTGGGGTCCTCGTTCGCGCACCCGGTCGGGCTCATCACCGACGCCACCCCGGCCTCGCTGATCGCGCGCCTGGAGGAGCTGCCGTGGGAGAGCGACCCGTGGAACGCCGGACATCACGTCGACGCCCTCGGCACCGCGCTCCTGTGGGCGCGGCGCCGCGGTGACGCGCTCGCTCCCGGTGCCGCCGAGGCCCTCTTCGGCTGGCTCATCACCCGAGCGGATGCCGCGAGCGGCATGTGGGGGCGAGCCACGCCCGACCGCGGCCTGCTGCTGCTCGTCAACGGGTTCTACCGCGCGTCGCGGGGGACGTTCGCGCAGCACGGGCTGCCGCTGCCGCATCCCGAGGCCGTGATCGACACGGTTCTGCGCCACGCCCGGGACGACCGGTGGTTCTCGCCCGGCGCCTTCGACGCCTGCAACGTGCTCGATGTCGCGCACCCGCTGTGGTTGACCCGCGCGAGCGGACACCGCCGCGCGGAGGTCGACGAGCTCGCCGGGCGCCTCCTCGATGCAGCCCTCGACGGTTGGCATGCCGGTTCTGGAATGAGCTTCCGGCTCCTCGGCGACGACCCGGGGCTGCAGGGCACCGAGATGTGGCTGGCCATCGTCTGGTACCTCGCCGACCTGCTCGGGCACGCCGAAGCGCTCGGCTATCGGCCGCGTGGCGTGCACCGCCCGGAGCCCGCTCCCCTTCGCTGA